One window of Microcoleus vaginatus PCC 9802 genomic DNA carries:
- a CDS encoding twin-arginine translocation signal domain-containing protein — protein sequence MTLKRRDFLYLVTATVGAITAGACQASGNNVSQASPIAESQKIAQTPGPFTLPPLPYEYNALEPHIDARTMQFHHDKHHAAYVKNLNDAVSKYPQLKNMSAENMLRDLSKVPEDIRTTVRNNGGGHLNHTMFWEIMGPNGGGEPTGAIATAIKQTFGSVDDFKAKFNDAGTKRFGSGWVWLVRNKAGKLEITTTANQDTPLMDGNYPIMGNDVWEHAYYLKYQNLRADYLKAWWNVVNWAAINKRYEKASA from the coding sequence ATGACTCTTAAACGCCGAGATTTCTTGTATTTAGTGACTGCCACCGTCGGAGCTATTACCGCAGGTGCTTGCCAAGCGTCAGGAAATAATGTATCACAAGCAAGTCCCATTGCAGAAAGCCAAAAAATAGCCCAAACCCCCGGGCCTTTTACACTGCCACCTTTGCCTTACGAATACAATGCTTTAGAACCGCACATCGATGCGCGGACAATGCAATTTCACCACGACAAACACCACGCCGCTTACGTTAAAAACCTCAACGATGCTGTCAGCAAATACCCGCAGCTCAAAAATATGAGTGCTGAAAATATGCTGCGAGATTTGAGCAAAGTGCCGGAAGATATTCGCACAACCGTGCGTAACAATGGCGGCGGACACCTAAATCACACTATGTTTTGGGAAATCATGGGTCCCAACGGCGGCGGCGAACCCACAGGGGCAATTGCAACAGCAATTAAGCAAACTTTCGGCAGTGTTGACGATTTTAAAGCAAAATTTAACGATGCCGGCACCAAGCGTTTTGGCAGCGGTTGGGTTTGGCTAGTCCGCAATAAAGCTGGCAAACTTGAGATTACAACTACGGCAAATCAAGACACACCTTTGATGGATGGCAACTATCCAATAATGGGTAACGATGTTTGGGAACACGCTTATTATCTCAAATACCAAAATTTGCGCGCAGACTACTTAAAAGCTTGGTGGAATGTTGTTAATTGGGCGGCAATTAACAAGCGCTACGAAAAGGCGAGCGCCTAG
- a CDS encoding aldo/keto reductase → MQYRRFGRTELSMPVFSCGGMRYQYKWQDVPANEIPPDNQQNLEATIRYSVECGINHIETARGYGTSEMQLGRILPNFPREKLIVQTKVSPKPNSQEFREEFEKSLAYLQLEYVDLLSLHGINTWELLEESMRPGGCMDVAKKLQAEGKVRFIGFSTHGPTDVIVKTIETNQFDYLNLHWYYINQSNWPAIEAAKRHDMGVFIISPSDKGGQLYSPSQKLVDLCYPLSPMVFNDLFCLSHPQVHTLSLGAAKPEDFNEHLKAVELLDKADEILPPILARLEDAAINKLGEDWFKTWHVGLPTIENTPGGINIYVILWLWNLAQAYDTIDYCKMRYNLLGNAGHWFPGQKADRLDELDLRRCLAHSPHAAKIPGILQAADRLFGGEAIQRLSQE, encoded by the coding sequence ATGCAATATCGCAGATTCGGTCGCACAGAATTATCCATGCCCGTCTTTTCCTGCGGTGGCATGAGATATCAGTACAAATGGCAAGACGTGCCAGCCAATGAAATTCCCCCAGACAATCAACAAAATCTAGAAGCGACGATTCGCTACTCGGTTGAATGCGGCATCAATCACATAGAAACTGCTCGCGGTTACGGCACTTCTGAGATGCAACTGGGGCGAATTTTGCCGAATTTTCCCCGCGAAAAGTTGATAGTGCAAACGAAAGTTAGTCCCAAACCGAACTCCCAAGAGTTTCGCGAAGAATTTGAGAAATCCTTAGCTTATTTGCAACTAGAATACGTCGATTTACTGTCACTACACGGCATTAATACGTGGGAATTGCTAGAGGAGTCTATGCGTCCAGGCGGCTGCATGGATGTGGCGAAAAAGTTGCAAGCAGAAGGCAAAGTTCGGTTTATTGGTTTCTCAACCCACGGCCCGACGGATGTGATTGTCAAAACAATTGAAACTAATCAATTTGATTATCTTAACTTGCACTGGTACTACATTAATCAAAGTAATTGGCCGGCAATTGAAGCTGCTAAACGTCACGATATGGGCGTTTTTATTATCAGTCCTTCCGACAAAGGCGGTCAACTTTACAGCCCATCGCAAAAATTGGTAGACTTGTGCTATCCGCTGAGTCCGATGGTGTTTAATGATTTGTTTTGTTTGTCGCATCCGCAAGTACACACTTTAAGTTTAGGCGCAGCCAAACCTGAAGATTTTAACGAGCATCTGAAAGCTGTAGAATTGTTAGATAAAGCTGATGAAATTTTGCCACCGATATTAGCCAGGTTGGAAGATGCAGCAATTAATAAATTAGGAGAAGATTGGTTTAAAACTTGGCACGTCGGTTTACCAACTATAGAAAATACTCCCGGAGGTATTAATATTTATGTGATTTTGTGGCTGTGGAATTTGGCGCAGGCTTACGATACGATCGACTATTGCAAGATGCGCTACAACCTTTTAGGTAATGCGGGCCACTGGTTCCCCGGCCAAAAAGCCGATCGCCTCGATGAATTAGACTTGCGCCGCTGTCTAGCCCACAGTCCCCACGCTGCTAAAATTCCCGGTATTCTTCAAGCAGCCGATCGGCTTTTTGGAGGCGAAGCCATCCAGCGCTTGTCCCAAGAATAA
- a CDS encoding NUDIX domain-containing protein has product MQKGTIRVIVLGLIRSGDRIFVSECEDPVKQDTFYRALGGGIEFGEHSIDALQREFQEEIQAELTNIKYLACWENFFIFNDQAGHELIQLYQCEFVDPKFYQLESLAFADGESVFTALWMPIERFRSGELRLVPEQFIDYCEG; this is encoded by the coding sequence ATGCAAAAAGGTACAATTCGCGTAATTGTTTTAGGACTAATTCGATCGGGCGATCGCATCTTCGTGTCAGAATGCGAAGATCCGGTCAAACAAGACACATTTTACCGAGCTCTGGGCGGTGGCATAGAATTCGGAGAACACAGCATCGACGCTTTGCAAAGAGAGTTTCAAGAAGAAATTCAAGCCGAGTTAACAAATATCAAATATTTGGCTTGTTGGGAAAATTTTTTTATTTTTAATGACCAAGCCGGACACGAACTAATACAACTCTATCAGTGCGAATTTGTCGATCCCAAATTTTATCAATTGGAGAGTCTAGCCTTTGCAGACGGAGAGTCGGTATTTACCGCACTTTGGATGCCGATCGAGCGCTTTCGATCGGGGGAATTGCGCCTAGTTCCAGAGCAATTTATCGACTACTGCGAAGGCTAA
- a CDS encoding gamma-aminobutyric acid A receptor, epsilon-like protein, which translates to MIFPNPSPFPGPQIPSTEPGLPTIPASPPVPGPVPEPIPGIVPEPVPAPIPQPIPEPVPETVPSPIPQTVPEPIPQTIPEPV; encoded by the coding sequence ATGATTTTTCCCAACCCTAGTCCGTTTCCAGGGCCGCAGATTCCCAGTACCGAACCGGGGCTGCCGACTATACCCGCATCGCCACCGGTGCCTGGCCCGGTACCCGAACCGATTCCCGGGATAGTACCCGAACCGGTACCTGCGCCAATTCCGCAGCCAATTCCCGAACCGGTGCCGGAAACTGTACCCTCTCCGATTCCTCAGACAGTGCCGGAGCCTATTCCTCAGACAATCCCTGAACCTGTTTAA
- the rpiA gene encoding ribose-5-phosphate isomerase RpiA: MTTEQDPVKLMKQQVGFAAADRVQSGMIVGLGTGSTTAYTIQALGDRIKSGELKDIKGVPTSFQSEVLAKQYGVPLTTLDEIDRIDVAIDGADEVDPHLNLIKGGGAAHTREKVVDYLATQFIVVVDSSKIVDKLGSTFRVPIEVIPMALTPVMRAIEKLGGQPELRMGVKKAGPVITDQGNMVIDVKFDDIANPGEMEKSLNNIPGVLENGLFVDCTDLVLVGEIKDGKPVVREISK; this comes from the coding sequence ATGACCACAGAACAAGATCCCGTAAAATTGATGAAACAGCAAGTCGGCTTTGCTGCTGCCGATCGCGTACAATCTGGTATGATTGTCGGACTCGGCACCGGGTCAACTACAGCTTATACTATTCAAGCATTGGGCGATCGCATAAAATCAGGTGAACTCAAAGATATCAAGGGAGTGCCGACATCTTTTCAATCAGAAGTGTTAGCCAAACAGTACGGAGTACCGCTGACAACACTAGATGAAATTGACAGAATTGATGTGGCTATTGACGGCGCTGATGAAGTAGATCCCCACCTCAACTTAATTAAAGGTGGTGGCGCAGCCCACACCCGCGAAAAAGTAGTCGATTACCTCGCAACTCAGTTTATTGTAGTAGTTGACAGTTCCAAAATCGTAGATAAATTGGGTTCGACTTTTCGCGTACCCATCGAAGTTATACCGATGGCATTAACACCAGTGATGCGCGCCATTGAAAAATTGGGCGGCCAACCCGAACTCCGCATGGGTGTGAAAAAAGCAGGGCCAGTAATTACCGATCAAGGTAATATGGTAATTGATGTCAAATTTGATGACATTGCCAACCCCGGCGAAATGGAAAAAAGCTTGAACAACATTCCAGGTGTGTTAGAAAATGGTTTGTTTGTAGACTGTACAGATTTGGTTTTAGTCGGGGAAATCAAAGATGGAAAACCAGTAGTACGGGAGATTTCTAAATAG
- the rsmG gene encoding 16S rRNA (guanine(527)-N(7))-methyltransferase RsmG, giving the protein MINEIKMSALPQMNELWQKTLNWQPDESQQQLFQRLYELIVEGNRSLNLTRITEPMEFWEKHLWDSLRGIARLLLANHNSAENPELAAESVQKVIDIGTGGGFPGLPIAIALPQLSVTLLDSTRKKIDFLETVLPSLGIENAATLLGRADEIARAPQHKQAYDLAVLRAVGAAPLCAKCALPLLKNGGLAVLYRGNWTVEEETELQRAIEHLGGKIESVEAFTTPTSQGARHCVYLRKVVQQFDRPVR; this is encoded by the coding sequence ATGATAAATGAGATTAAAATGTCTGCGTTGCCCCAGATGAACGAGTTGTGGCAAAAAACGCTGAATTGGCAGCCGGATGAGTCCCAGCAACAACTATTTCAGCGACTTTATGAGTTAATTGTCGAGGGAAATCGCTCCTTGAATTTAACTCGAATTACTGAGCCGATGGAGTTTTGGGAAAAACATTTGTGGGATTCTCTGCGGGGAATTGCAAGACTGCTGCTAGCTAATCACAATTCGGCGGAAAATCCAGAATTGGCCGCCGAGTCGGTGCAGAAAGTTATTGATATTGGGACAGGAGGGGGTTTTCCGGGTCTGCCGATCGCGATCGCCCTGCCGCAACTATCAGTTACTTTGCTCGATTCTACTCGCAAGAAAATTGATTTCTTGGAAACAGTTTTGCCGTCTTTAGGCATAGAAAATGCGGCGACTTTGTTGGGCAGAGCCGATGAAATTGCCCGAGCGCCACAGCACAAACAAGCTTACGATTTAGCAGTTCTCCGCGCAGTGGGAGCCGCTCCTCTCTGCGCTAAATGCGCGCTGCCTCTGCTGAAAAATGGCGGTTTGGCTGTACTTTACCGTGGAAATTGGACGGTGGAGGAAGAAACGGAGTTGCAAAGGGCGATCGAGCATTTGGGCGGTAAAATTGAGTCAGTCGAAGCATTCACAACGCCGACGAGTCAGGGGGCGCGGCACTGCGTTTACTTGCGGAAAGTTGTACAGCAGTTCGATCGTCCCGTGCGCTAG
- a CDS encoding SDR family oxidoreductase, with translation MLANKIALVTGSSKGIGAGIALELAKSGADVCVNYCDSPTSALEVVNQIHSVGRRAIAIQADVSQRDQVERMVDTCEQELGHIDILVTNAIASVRNTLLETKFEDLQRTLEIGVYGVFHICQIVARRMVERKALGSIIHISSPHAHFPYKGAIDYNTTKAACHHLVLSMANELMWHKIRVNILEPGWTDTPGERRWYSNELLESFSNQMPLGRMGFPEDLGKAAVFLASDAAGYIAGSVLKVDGGLYIEGSPSLTAEPQDK, from the coding sequence ATGCTTGCCAATAAGATTGCACTTGTCACAGGTAGCTCGAAAGGAATTGGTGCTGGCATCGCCCTTGAATTAGCCAAATCTGGTGCCGATGTTTGTGTCAACTATTGCGATTCTCCAACCTCTGCACTCGAAGTAGTCAACCAGATTCACTCTGTCGGGCGTCGCGCTATCGCGATTCAAGCAGATGTCTCACAGCGTGACCAAGTGGAAAGGATGGTGGATACGTGCGAACAAGAACTGGGTCACATCGATATTCTAGTGACAAATGCGATCGCTAGCGTCCGAAACACTTTGCTAGAAACTAAATTTGAGGATTTACAGCGGACACTAGAAATAGGGGTGTACGGTGTGTTTCACATCTGTCAAATAGTCGCCCGCCGTATGGTGGAAAGAAAGGCACTCGGCTCGATTATTCATATCTCATCCCCACACGCTCATTTTCCGTATAAGGGTGCGATTGACTACAACACCACCAAAGCAGCCTGTCATCACCTCGTTCTTTCTATGGCGAATGAACTGATGTGGCACAAAATTCGGGTCAACATCCTAGAGCCTGGGTGGACTGACACTCCGGGCGAGCGACGCTGGTACAGCAACGAATTGCTTGAGTCGTTCAGCAACCAAATGCCTCTGGGCCGGATGGGATTCCCGGAAGACTTAGGCAAAGCAGCAGTTTTCCTGGCATCTGATGCGGCTGGCTACATCGCGGGCAGCGTGTTAAAGGTAGATGGTGGATTGTACATTGAGGGCAGCCCGAGTTTGACAGCAGAACCTCAAGATAAGTAG
- a CDS encoding ATP-binding cassette domain-containing protein yields MLYLKNLVYHPTACPNPILKNINLELPSQQMGLIVGRSGSGKSTLLEILAGLAEKTSGDIRWREQELTPEHLQQLGGLVFQFPERHFCGGTILEELRLGHPELGQEQINSAMAEVGLGHLPLRASPHALSGGQQRRVALAVQLIRQPHLLLLDEPTAGLDWSMRRQLVSLLSKLKSHWTLLIVTHDASDLLSVADKFWTLDHGDLLEVDRAKLEAKETSCV; encoded by the coding sequence ATGCTTTATCTAAAAAACTTAGTATATCATCCTACCGCCTGTCCGAATCCTATTCTGAAAAATATTAACTTAGAACTGCCCTCGCAGCAAATGGGGCTGATTGTGGGCCGCAGCGGTTCAGGCAAAAGTACGCTATTAGAAATATTAGCAGGCTTAGCAGAAAAAACTAGCGGCGACATCCGCTGGCGCGAACAGGAATTAACACCGGAACACTTGCAACAGTTAGGAGGTTTAGTGTTCCAGTTTCCAGAAAGGCATTTTTGCGGAGGCACAATTTTAGAAGAATTGCGGTTGGGACATCCTGAATTGGGACAAGAACAAATTAACTCAGCAATGGCAGAAGTGGGACTCGGACATTTGCCGCTGCGCGCTTCCCCCCACGCTTTGAGCGGCGGACAACAGCGCAGGGTTGCCCTGGCGGTGCAGTTAATTCGGCAGCCGCATTTGCTACTTTTGGACGAACCGACGGCGGGTTTGGATTGGTCGATGCGACGGCAGTTGGTAAGCTTGTTGAGTAAGTTGAAAAGTCACTGGACTTTGTTGATTGTTACTCACGATGCTAGCGATTTGTTGAGTGTAGCCGATAAATTTTGGACTTTAGACCACGGGGATTTGCTGGAGGTCGATCGGGCTAAATTAGAAGCTAAGGAAACGAGTTGCGTTTGA
- the ychF gene encoding redox-regulated ATPase YchF gives MLTAGIVGLPNVGKSTLFNALVANAKATAANFPFCTIEPNTGIVAVPDERLKVLSNISNSVQTVPTRMEFVDIAGLVKGASQGEGLGNQFLSHIRAVDAIVHVVRCFENDDIIHVAGSVDPIRDIDIINLELILADLAQIERRLDRTRKLARNNKEAQAEVDVLEKLVVVLNAGKPARQYSFTDEEAELVKGLELLTNKPIIYAANVSDDDLATGNSYVEQVREVAAKENAKVVIVSAQVESELVELSEEERTDFLESLGVKEGGLKSLIRATYELLGLRTYFTSGPKETRAWTIIAGMLAPQAAGVIHSDFERGFIRAETVAYEDLVATGAMNAAKEKGLVRSEGKEYVVQEGDVLLFRFNV, from the coding sequence ATGCTTACTGCCGGAATTGTCGGACTGCCTAATGTTGGCAAATCTACTTTGTTTAATGCTCTGGTTGCTAATGCCAAGGCGACTGCTGCTAATTTTCCTTTCTGTACGATCGAGCCAAATACGGGTATCGTGGCAGTGCCAGACGAACGGTTGAAGGTGCTGAGCAATATTTCCAATTCGGTGCAAACTGTGCCGACGCGGATGGAGTTTGTGGATATTGCGGGTTTGGTGAAGGGGGCGAGTCAGGGTGAAGGACTGGGAAATCAATTTTTGTCTCACATCCGGGCCGTAGATGCGATCGTCCACGTTGTCCGCTGTTTTGAGAATGATGATATCATTCACGTTGCGGGTTCTGTCGATCCGATCCGAGATATTGACATTATCAATCTCGAATTAATTCTAGCAGATTTAGCTCAAATTGAACGCAGGCTCGATCGCACTCGCAAGCTCGCCCGCAACAACAAGGAAGCTCAGGCCGAAGTGGATGTGCTCGAAAAATTAGTCGTGGTTTTGAATGCGGGGAAACCAGCGCGGCAGTACAGTTTCACAGATGAAGAAGCTGAATTAGTTAAAGGTTTGGAATTACTGACCAACAAACCAATTATCTATGCTGCTAACGTATCTGATGACGATTTAGCCACAGGAAATAGCTATGTGGAACAAGTGCGGGAAGTAGCAGCTAAAGAAAATGCTAAGGTTGTCATAGTTTCGGCGCAAGTTGAGTCAGAATTGGTGGAGTTATCCGAGGAAGAACGAACGGATTTCCTAGAATCTCTGGGGGTAAAAGAAGGGGGCTTGAAATCTCTGATTCGAGCTACTTACGAATTATTGGGCTTGCGGACTTATTTTACTAGCGGGCCAAAGGAAACTCGCGCTTGGACAATTATCGCGGGAATGTTAGCACCGCAAGCTGCGGGGGTTATTCACTCGGATTTTGAACGGGGTTTCATCCGGGCCGAAACAGTAGCCTATGAAGATTTGGTTGCTACGGGCGCGATGAATGCGGCTAAGGAAAAAGGCTTAGTTCGCAGTGAAGGAAAAGAGTATGTTGTACAAGAGGGGGATGTGCTGTTGTTCCGATTTAATGTTTAG
- a CDS encoding DUF3531 family protein yields MQVEFREFNPFDLWIWLKFSNVPSNGEKQYVEEVFDSWFFLGKLGGFNAENLQVQDEGLDISDMNYDVNLADQSMMALMHNMGEMEYQGSWARCWFDLGTSDAIGLDVLINVFQQLSKEFVTIEKLIIGGENTDWPIENRSRREGFATDDN; encoded by the coding sequence ATGCAAGTAGAGTTTCGCGAGTTTAACCCCTTTGACCTCTGGATTTGGCTGAAGTTCAGCAACGTGCCTTCAAACGGTGAAAAACAGTATGTTGAAGAAGTGTTTGACTCTTGGTTTTTCTTGGGAAAACTCGGAGGATTTAATGCGGAAAATTTGCAAGTTCAAGATGAAGGATTAGACATCAGTGATATGAATTACGATGTTAATCTAGCAGACCAAAGCATGATGGCTTTGATGCACAATATGGGAGAAATGGAGTATCAAGGTTCTTGGGCTCGCTGCTGGTTTGATTTGGGCACTAGCGATGCAATTGGCCTCGATGTTTTGATTAATGTTTTCCAGCAACTAAGCAAAGAATTCGTAACCATTGAAAAACTCATTATTGGCGGGGAAAATACAGACTGGCCCATTGAAAATAGAAGCAGGAGAGAGGGTTTTGCCACCGATGATAATTAA
- a CDS encoding DDE transposase, translated as MIDSQAVKNTCNASFESKGFCFYKATNGIKRHLAVDILGFPFFTHCTPANVSDDQGLIEMLSQNIDYFKSKPLELPKITILLDNGYHPDKLTQALELIYPEIMTKIQFQLSPKPSKAEKEAKSKSGFVPVKARWVIERSNAWVERCKSLVKNFDRTLERANAKLQLCFVRLMLIRLAVS; from the coding sequence ATGATCGATTCGCAAGCAGTGAAGAACACTTGTAATGCTAGTTTTGAATCTAAAGGTTTTTGTTTTTACAAAGCGACAAATGGGATTAAAAGACATCTAGCGGTAGATATATTAGGCTTTCCTTTCTTCACTCACTGCACTCCTGCCAATGTATCTGATGACCAGGGATTGATTGAGATGCTCTCCCAAAATATTGATTACTTCAAATCTAAACCGCTGGAACTTCCAAAAATTACCATCTTGCTAGATAATGGTTATCATCCTGACAAGCTGACCCAAGCATTGGAATTGATTTACCCTGAAATCATGACCAAGATCCAATTTCAACTCTCACCTAAACCGTCGAAAGCAGAAAAGGAAGCCAAAAGCAAATCAGGATTTGTGCCAGTTAAGGCTAGGTGGGTGATTGAGAGATCTAATGCTTGGGTAGAGCGATGCAAAAGCTTAGTCAAAAACTTTGACCGGACACTTGAACGGGCAAATGCCAAGCTCCAGCTTTGTTTTGTCCGCTTGATGCTCATACGACTAGCTGTAAGTTAG
- a CDS encoding phage holin family protein: MDIISLVIAWLVTSVSFFIISKLPIGVDIDTFGKAMISAAVFGLLNALVRPLFVVLGFPFVLVTFGLFMIVINAAIFGLAAWLVDGFRLRWGIWSALLGAIALGFINSLLYQVLSTLPSVR; encoded by the coding sequence ATGGATATCATTTCGCTGGTAATTGCTTGGCTGGTTACTTCTGTGAGCTTTTTTATCATTTCCAAGTTGCCCATCGGGGTAGATATTGACACTTTTGGAAAAGCGATGATTTCGGCGGCGGTTTTTGGATTGCTGAATGCTTTGGTGCGGCCGCTTTTTGTGGTTTTGGGTTTTCCATTTGTGTTGGTAACTTTTGGCTTGTTTATGATTGTGATCAATGCTGCTATCTTTGGATTGGCGGCTTGGCTAGTGGATGGATTCCGCTTGCGGTGGGGAATTTGGAGTGCTTTGCTGGGGGCTATCGCCCTCGGTTTTATTAACTCTCTTCTCTATCAGGTGTTGAGTACGCTGCCTAGTGTAAGGTAG
- a CDS encoding transposase, whose protein sequence is MGYSSDVTDREWEIIEPLLPQKKKTRPPVWTKRQILNGIFYQLKNGCNWGDLPRNLPPYSTVFWHYKQWCEDGIWKNIMTELHGRMREQVKKNHSGRP, encoded by the coding sequence ATGGGGTATTCAAGCGATGTGACAGATCGAGAGTGGGAAATTATCGAGCCGTTGTTACCACAAAAAAAGAAAACCAGACCACCAGTGTGGACAAAGCGACAAATTCTGAACGGGATATTTTATCAACTCAAAAATGGTTGCAATTGGGGGGATTTACCTAGAAACCTGCCACCCTATTCTACAGTATTCTGGCATTATAAGCAGTGGTGTGAAGATGGCATCTGGAAAAATATCATGACGGAGTTACACGGAAGAATGCGCGAACAAGTCAAAAAAAACCACAGTGGACGACCTTGA